A region from the Sebastes umbrosus isolate fSebUmb1 chromosome 18, fSebUmb1.pri, whole genome shotgun sequence genome encodes:
- the zbtb1 gene encoding zinc finger and BTB domain-containing protein 1, translating into MARPSHSDHVLQQLNNQREWGFLCDCLIAIGDIYFRAHKAVLAACSSYFRMMFIRDQQGAGRLDLSNMQISAECFDLILQLMYLGRIVVGSYEFEELKASMAYLQMYYIPDSLEDLRDLRSSNLTPSSSASSSSSSSTGPTNGKMMFGVRMYEQQRPAATEAEPLPKAVNSTAGRPAVPATVSRAAVAVAVAVADEVVTAPLIVAPQLVDGIGDQPCDLRKRPSGRSSALKDRPRFGRTYTCDDCGFVFSCEKLLIEHILTCTNRKAFHQPRGSAEGDNDSSKAESSASESIEEHRVVCKGEDDWPEAKADSDLTIRSVAAGTDGEPGSTRSISIKTEPEEGTFPEIEVVRVGEHATRECRARFSDATRKDLRREKTGSDREPEPGVSGMDNSSEPFEGHMSGGEDSGIPAKLRKVKDEKQDADCAPCELCGAPLTEEDKSAHYLSSHMGHICACGRCGQVLIKGRQLQEHAERCGESQGGDSDSHGEDEASLLEEPQGMEEGLLEAADLACPHCGMLFQNESLALEHALSCHDQELFRPVLLEEGGEPDHRRKHFCSICGKGFYQRCHLREHYTVHTKEKQFTCQTCGKQFLRERQLRLHTDMHKGMARYVCPVCDQGTFLKHDHVRHMISHLSAGETICQVCFQIFPGGEQLEKHMDVHLYICGVCGEKFRLRKDMRSHYNSKHTKRL; encoded by the coding sequence ATGGCGAGGCCCAGCCACAGCGATCATGTCCTCCAGCAGCTCAACAACCAGCGGGAGTGGGGCTTCCTGTGCGACTGCCTCATCGCCATCGGGGACATCTACTTCAGGGCGCACAAGGCCGTCCTGGCGGCCTGCAGCTCCTACTTCAGGATGATGTTCATCCGGGACCAGCAGGGGGCGGGGCGTCTGGACCTCAGCAACATGCAGATCAGCGCCGAGTGCTTTGACCTCATCCTGCAGCTCATGTACCTCGGACGCATCGTCGTGGGGAGCTACGAGTTTGAGGAGCTCAAGGCCTCCATGGCGTACCTGCAGATGTACTACATCCCTGACTCGTTGGAGGATCTCAGGGACCTCAGGAGCTCCAACCTCACGCcgtcctcctccgcctcctcctcgtCCAGCTCCTCCACCGGCCCCACCAACGGGAAAATGATGTTTGGAGTCCGCATGTACGAGCAGCAGAGGCCCGCTGCAACGGAAGCAGAGCCATTACCAAAAGCTGTCAACAGCACCGCTGGGCGCCCAGCTGTTCCAGCGACCGTCAGCAGAGCGGCGGTGGCGGTTGCGGTGGCGGTGGCAGACGAGGTGGTGACCGCTCCTCTGATAGTGGCACCGCAGCTGGTGGACGGAATAGGCGATCAGCCGTGTGACTTGAGAAAGAGGCCCAGCGGCAGGAGTTCGGCTCTCAAAGACCGTCCTCGGTTCGGCCGTACCTACACCTGCGACGACTGCGGCTTCGTCTTCAGCTGCGAGAAGCTTTTAATCGAACACATCCTGACATGCACCAACCGGAAGGCCTTCCATCAGCCGAGAGGTAGCGCCGAAGGGGACAATGACTCCAGTAAAGCTGAGAGCTCCGCCTCTGAGAGCATAGAGGAGCACAGGGTCGTCTGTAAAGGCGAGGACGACTGGCCCGAAGCCAAGGCCGACTCTGACCTCACCATCAGGTCGGTGGCAGCCGGGACAGACGGTGAGCCTGGGTCCACCAGGAGCATCTCCATCAAGACAGAACCAGAAGAAGGCACATTCCCCGAGATAGAGGTGGTCCGGGTCGGTGAGCACGCCACCAGAGAATGTAGAGCACGTTTCAGTGACGCCACACGTAAAGACTTGCGGAGGGAGAAAACTGGATCGGACCGCGAACCAGAGCCCGGCGTCTCCGGTATGGATAACAGCAGTGAACCTTTTGAAGGCCACATGTCCGGCGGTGAAGATTCAGGAATCCCGGCGAAGCTTCGTAAGGTCAAAGACGAGAAGCAGGACGCCGACTGTGCCCCGTGTGAACTGTGTGGCGCTCCGTTAACGGAGGAGGACAAGTCGGCCCACTACCTGTCCAGCCACATGGGTCATATATGTGCCTGTGGGAGGTGTGGCCAGGTGCTGATTAAAGGCCGCCAGCTCCAGGAGCACGCAGAGCGCTGTGGCGAATCCCAAGGCGGCGACTCGGACTCCCACGGGGAGGACGAAGCCTCCCTGCTGGAGGAGCCGCAGGGGATGGAGGAGGGCCTGCTGGAGGCGGCCGACCTGGCCTGCCCTCACTGCGGCATGCTGTTCCAGAACGAGAGCTTGGCGCTGGAGCACGCCTTGTCCTGCCACGACCAGGAGCTTTTCCGCCccgtgctgctggaggagggcGGCGAACCAGATCACCGCCGCAAACACTTCTGCAGCATCTGCGGCAAAGGCTTCTATCAGCGCTGCCACCTGCGGGAGCACTACACCGTCCACACCAAGGAGAAGCAGTTCACCTGTCAGACCTGCGGGAAGCAGTTCCTGCGGGAGCGCCAGCTCAGGCTGCACACCGACATGCACAAAGGCATGGCGCGCTACGTGTGCCCGGTCTGCGACCAGGGAACCTTCCTCAAACACGACCACGTCCGGCACATGATCTCCCACCTGTCGGCCGGGGAAACCATCTGCCAGGTGTGTTTCCAGATCTTCCCCGGCGGAGAACAGCTGGAGAAACACATGGACGTCCACCTGTACATCTGCGGCGTCTGTGGCGAGAAGTTTCGCCTCCGAAAAGACATGAGGAGCCACTATAACTCCAAGCACACCAAGAGACTATAG